From the genome of Thermodesulfobacteriota bacterium, one region includes:
- a CDS encoding nucleotidyltransferase domain-containing protein, whose protein sequence is MDENLKQSIRQWASSVHFRIRIYFYGSRLKGTAKQDSDFDLAIEFLDPWINRTLTWMDYHDKWESRLYKITNSRMHLELYDNENVHVRKYVKDKSIILFESPEVPETDDEDFERDLAALLKKD, encoded by the coding sequence ATGGATGAAAATTTGAAACAATCAATTCGTCAATGGGCTTCATCCGTACATTTTAGAATAAGGATATATTTCTATGGTTCTCGCCTCAAAGGTACTGCTAAGCAGGATAGCGACTTTGATCTAGCTATTGAATTTCTTGATCCCTGGATTAATCGCACCCTGACATGGATGGATTATCATGACAAATGGGAATCAAGACTCTATAAAATAACAAATTCTAGAATGCACTTAGAGCTATATGACAATGAAAATGTTCATGTTCGGAAATATGTCAAAGATAAATCTATTATCCTATTTGAATCTCCGGAAGTACCTGAAACCGATGACGAAGACTTTGAAAGAGACCTCGCTGCTTTATTGAAAAAAGATTGA
- a CDS encoding diphthine--ammonia ligase, whose protein sequence is MNVCRITSGQPHKKAAALWSGGKDSCLAWRLATEQGYEVATLVNFYSGNRSRSHGLPTALICDQAQAAGMSIIQKEVRGNAYEEAFLEILAQFKKQGIENLICGDIYLMEHRTWLERVVEEEGLSPVFPLWDRDTGELMAEFIRRGFEAIIVAARSDILGKEWLGCPIDAHFLQKLKELPHKVDPCGESGEFHTLVVTGPAWPGRLKVLETAIIEEDRHCFLNIKKWEVT, encoded by the coding sequence ATGAACGTCTGCCGCATTACATCCGGACAACCCCATAAGAAGGCTGCTGCGCTCTGGAGCGGCGGGAAGGACAGTTGTCTGGCCTGGCGGCTAGCTACGGAACAGGGTTATGAGGTGGCTACACTCGTCAATTTTTATAGCGGCAACCGCTCCCGCTCCCACGGTCTGCCCACCGCCCTCATCTGTGATCAGGCCCAGGCTGCCGGAATGTCTATCATCCAGAAAGAGGTCAGGGGAAATGCCTATGAGGAGGCGTTCTTAGAGATTCTGGCTCAGTTTAAAAAACAGGGCATCGAAAATCTGATATGCGGGGACATCTATCTTATGGAGCACAGGACGTGGCTGGAGCGCGTAGTGGAAGAAGAAGGACTTTCCCCGGTCTTTCCTCTCTGGGACAGGGATACCGGGGAACTTATGGCCGAGTTTATAAGACGGGGATTTGAGGCTATTATTGTCGCCGCCCGCAGCGATATCCTGGGCAAGGAATGGCTGGGCTGTCCGATTGATGCCCATTTTCTGCAGAAACTAAAAGAGTTGCCGCATAAGGTCGATCCCTGCGGTGAATCCGGTGAATTTCATACCTTGGTTGTCACCGGGCCGGCCTGGCCAGGCCGGCTGAAGGTTTTGGAAACGGCGATAATCGAGGAGGATAGACACTGCTTTTTAAATATCAAGAAATGGGAAGTTACTTAG
- a CDS encoding ABC transporter ATP-binding protein: protein MDAFPLLKVAGLVAGYQDRKVIDGISFGVPPGCFLGIIGPNGSGKTTLFRVITGFLKPWEGEVLYQGKNTARIPASDIAKEIAVMPQGMESTFSFSVEELVAMGRFPHLGRLQKLGKRDRDVIRQVLELTDTEDFKDKKLFELSGGERQRVFLAQSLAQEPKLLLLDEPTAHLDIGHQIRILDVIKRLNRTEGMTVIVVLHDLNLASLYCDRLILLKDGFIFEEGSPSEVMTYETIEAVYKTVVLVNENPVTKRPHVLLVSREQQ, encoded by the coding sequence ATGGATGCCTTTCCCTTGCTTAAGGTCGCCGGTCTGGTCGCCGGATACCAGGATCGAAAGGTTATTGACGGGATATCTTTTGGCGTCCCGCCGGGCTGTTTCCTGGGCATCATCGGCCCCAACGGCTCGGGGAAGACTACGCTCTTTCGGGTCATAACCGGATTTCTTAAACCATGGGAAGGTGAAGTCCTGTACCAAGGCAAAAACACGGCCAGGATACCTGCCTCGGATATCGCCAAAGAAATAGCCGTCATGCCGCAGGGTATGGAAAGTACTTTCTCTTTCAGTGTGGAAGAGCTGGTCGCTATGGGTAGATTCCCTCATCTCGGGCGCCTCCAGAAATTAGGCAAAAGAGATCGGGATGTGATCCGTCAGGTTCTGGAACTGACGGATACGGAAGATTTCAAAGACAAGAAACTTTTTGAGCTTTCCGGCGGAGAAAGACAGCGCGTATTTCTCGCTCAGTCCCTGGCCCAGGAACCCAAACTTCTTCTTTTAGACGAGCCGACCGCTCACTTAGACATTGGTCATCAAATAAGAATTCTGGATGTCATAAAGAGGCTAAATCGCACGGAAGGTATGACCGTGATCGTCGTCCTCCACGACCTGAACCTGGCCAGCCTGTATTGCGACCGGCTGATCCTGCTTAAAGACGGCTTCATCTTCGAGGAAGGATCACCCTCCGAGGTTATGACCTATGAGACCATCGAAGCAGTCTATAAAACCGTGGTTCTCGTTAACGAAAATCCGGTTACCAAAAGGCCCCACGTACTTTTGGTATCCAGGGAGCAACAATGA
- a CDS encoding iron ABC transporter permease, with protein MTYRHTKVFIALFLLFIGTFLLGLAFGGSNLSLSSVVTAIFQPEKDSIASTIVWQLRVPRFFLGVLVGAGLSVAGCVFQGLLRNPLAEPYTLGISGGAALGATLAIVFGLPGVFGRIALPLAAFLGAFLSLSLTYAVAARRRFSVPTLILGGVILSFLFSALVLLILSVADTDKVHGTIIWLMGDLSTTETGMVRVAAFPIICGMGIVLLMSQQLNILTLGEEKATYLGLNTESLRKIFFLAASLITGACVAVSGLIGFVGLIVPHFLRRLVGPNHKTLIPASALGGAIFLPLCDIIARTIIAPLELPVGVITGIAGGLVFISFILKTKSWEIF; from the coding sequence ATGACTTATCGCCATACAAAAGTCTTTATAGCCCTCTTTCTTCTTTTTATAGGGACATTCTTACTAGGCTTGGCCTTCGGCGGGAGTAACCTCTCGTTATCCTCAGTAGTAACTGCTATCTTCCAGCCGGAAAAGGATAGTATCGCCTCTACCATTGTCTGGCAACTCCGCGTGCCCAGATTTTTCCTCGGCGTCCTGGTCGGCGCCGGACTCTCCGTGGCCGGGTGTGTATTTCAAGGACTTCTGCGCAATCCCCTGGCTGAACCCTACACCCTGGGCATATCCGGCGGGGCCGCCCTGGGTGCCACGCTGGCCATTGTCTTTGGACTGCCGGGTGTCTTTGGCCGGATAGCCTTACCTTTAGCCGCCTTCCTGGGCGCCTTTCTTTCTCTTTCACTAACTTATGCGGTGGCGGCGCGGCGGCGTTTCTCCGTTCCCACCCTGATATTGGGTGGCGTAATCTTAAGCTTCCTTTTTTCCGCCCTCGTCCTCCTGATACTCTCTGTAGCCGATACCGATAAAGTTCACGGAACCATAATCTGGCTTATGGGCGATCTATCCACCACAGAGACCGGTATGGTCAGGGTTGCCGCCTTCCCCATAATCTGCGGCATGGGAATCGTGCTCCTTATGTCCCAACAATTAAATATCCTCACCCTCGGTGAGGAAAAGGCCACCTATCTCGGTCTAAACACCGAGTCTCTGCGCAAGATATTCTTCCTGGCCGCCTCTCTCATTACCGGCGCCTGCGTGGCTGTCTCCGGCCTGATCGGGTTTGTCGGCCTTATCGTGCCCCATTTCCTGCGCCGCCTGGTCGGACCAAATCATAAAACACTTATCCCGGCCTCGGCCCTGGGCGGGGCCATCTTTTTGCCTCTCTGTGATATTATCGCCCGGACAATTATAGCCCCGCTTGAATTACCGGTAGGAGTAATTACCGGCATTGCCGGCGGACTAGTATTTATCTCTTTTATTCTGAAAACCAAGAGCTGGGAAATATTTTAA
- a CDS encoding ABC transporter substrate-binding protein, giving the protein MYHIKIRNPKSEIRNSGTLLCLLCVIFCAMFLAISPAVARGGGLPQRIVSLSPSITEGLFQLGLADKVVGVTTFCLYPPRAVQKPKIGTIIKPNVEKIVSLQPDIVLATETNPRPDIDKLSSLGIRVLILPPEKSFADICRNLSLLGKALGAEKTAESVIKKANERIMAIKIRLKKARPVKVFWEVGASPLVTVGKGTFADELLSMAGGINIAHNAPARYVRYSREEVLRQNPEAIVLVTMGDVTAREVASWQKYKELKAVKDRRIYVIEAHPVCSPTPLTFVQGLEKVASFLHPACVRPGAGVF; this is encoded by the coding sequence TTGTACCATATTAAAATTCGAAATCCGAAATCCGAAATCCGAAATTCAGGCACTCTCCTGTGTCTCCTCTGCGTGATCTTTTGCGCCATGTTCCTGGCCATCTCTCCGGCAGTTGCCCGGGGAGGCGGCCTGCCGCAGCGCATCGTCTCCCTATCCCCCTCTATCACCGAGGGTCTCTTTCAACTCGGCCTTGCCGATAAAGTTGTGGGCGTTACCACCTTCTGTCTGTATCCTCCTCGCGCCGTACAGAAACCCAAGATCGGCACCATCATCAAGCCGAATGTTGAAAAAATCGTCTCCCTTCAGCCTGATATAGTCCTGGCCACAGAGACCAACCCGCGTCCGGATATTGATAAACTCTCTTCCCTGGGCATACGGGTATTGATCCTACCCCCGGAGAAGAGCTTTGCCGATATCTGCCGCAATTTAAGCCTCCTGGGCAAGGCCCTGGGGGCGGAAAAGACCGCCGAATCCGTCATAAAGAAGGCAAACGAACGTATCATGGCTATAAAAATCCGGCTCAAGAAGGCCCGGCCGGTAAAGGTCTTCTGGGAGGTGGGCGCCTCTCCGCTGGTCACCGTGGGGAAAGGCACTTTCGCCGATGAACTCCTCTCCATGGCTGGAGGAATCAATATAGCGCATAATGCCCCGGCCCGCTATGTCCGCTACAGCCGGGAAGAAGTGCTCCGGCAAAATCCGGAGGCGATCGTGCTGGTCACTATGGGTGACGTCACGGCCCGGGAAGTCGCCTCCTGGCAAAAATATAAAGAATTAAAGGCCGTAAAAGACAGACGAATATATGTAATCGAGGCCCATCCGGTCTGCTCACCCACTCCTCTTACCTTTGTCCAGGGGCTGGAAAAGGTAGCTTCTTTTCTTCATCCTGCCTGCGTTAGGCCAGGCGCCGGGGTCTTTTAA
- a CDS encoding TonB-dependent receptor has product MKRLLNCVIVSFACLFTVLSTPVAAQEDTGAIRMEAVVVTASRLEEPLRYSPDSVTVITEKEIQKKDKKTVIDVLRDVPGVFIRQNGSFGGDSSIYLRGTNNAHTLIMIDGVKVGDPMAGDGKMSISHLSTDNIERIEIIRGAQSVLYGSDAIGGVINIITKKGKEKPRFYLSTEGGSFETFREKLGVSGANDKVSYSAFISRLDTKGISKANEDLGNTEQDYYHDTNISGRLDAQLSETVRAGFSVRHAQSNMDYDDTGVDADKAQDSDITSLSTNLDQDIFTWWQHSIKLGTTETKREYTENGSFDSSYKGTTKLASWQHNFFIQDKDTITAGFDYQEESGDVQSTGGDITEKKVDTNSLFIQNKWTPFQGLSFTLGLRHDDHQTFGGEDTYKGALAYLYEKTGTKIRTSYGTGFRAPSLYQLYSSYGDPNLKPEESKGYDVGIDQELFGRKVLVSVTYFQTEIDQLIDWNWTTWKYYNVGKVKTKGWETSASFKPLAWLSLDAHYTYTGAKDETPGSTYQGKYLIYRPKHTAGASLNVKPLEKLNVNLNTQYVGKRYRNTGNTAEMHSYTLVNLAVSYEVNQWLEVFGRVDNLTDKNYQSIYQYGEPGIGIYGGIKATF; this is encoded by the coding sequence ATGAAGAGGTTGTTAAACTGTGTTATTGTATCATTTGCATGTTTATTTACGGTATTATCCACTCCGGTGGCTGCACAGGAGGATACCGGGGCAATAAGAATGGAGGCGGTGGTAGTAACTGCCAGTAGATTGGAAGAACCCTTAAGATATTCTCCCGATTCGGTGACTGTAATCACAGAGAAGGAGATTCAGAAAAAGGATAAGAAGACGGTTATCGATGTCTTAAGAGATGTTCCCGGTGTCTTCATCCGACAGAATGGTTCATTCGGCGGGGACTCTTCTATATATCTGCGCGGCACCAACAATGCACATACGTTAATTATGATCGACGGCGTAAAGGTAGGCGATCCAATGGCCGGCGATGGAAAGATGAGTATCTCTCACCTCTCTACGGATAATATCGAGCGCATAGAGATTATCCGTGGCGCCCAAAGCGTGTTGTATGGATCAGATGCCATCGGAGGCGTCATCAATATCATTACCAAAAAAGGCAAAGAAAAGCCCAGATTTTACCTTTCAACCGAGGGAGGTTCGTTTGAGACCTTCAGGGAAAAACTCGGGGTCAGTGGGGCAAATGATAAGGTGAGCTATTCTGCTTTTATATCCCGTCTGGATACTAAAGGTATCTCCAAGGCGAATGAAGACCTGGGAAATACGGAACAGGACTACTACCACGATACCAATATCTCGGGCCGGCTTGACGCTCAACTTAGCGAAACGGTGCGGGCAGGTTTTTCTGTTCGTCATGCTCAGTCAAATATGGACTATGATGACACGGGGGTTGATGCGGATAAGGCTCAGGATTCAGACATTACCAGTTTATCTACAAACCTTGATCAGGATATCTTTACATGGTGGCAGCATAGCATTAAGCTGGGGACTACGGAGACAAAAAGAGAATATACTGAAAACGGGAGCTTTGACAGCTCCTATAAAGGAACCACCAAGTTGGCCTCCTGGCAGCATAATTTCTTTATTCAAGATAAGGATACCATCACAGCCGGTTTCGATTATCAGGAAGAGAGCGGCGACGTCCAGAGCACCGGGGGGGATATTACGGAAAAGAAAGTGGATACCAACAGCCTATTCATCCAGAACAAGTGGACTCCATTTCAAGGCCTGTCTTTTACCCTTGGCCTGCGCCATGACGATCATCAGACCTTTGGCGGTGAAGACACCTACAAGGGCGCACTGGCCTATCTCTATGAAAAAACCGGGACTAAGATAAGGACGAGTTACGGAACCGGCTTTCGCGCCCCCTCCCTCTATCAACTCTACTCATCCTATGGCGATCCCAACCTGAAGCCGGAGGAGAGCAAGGGCTATGACGTGGGCATAGACCAGGAACTGTTCGGGAGAAAGGTGTTGGTGTCTGTGACCTACTTCCAAACTGAGATTGACCAGTTGATTGACTGGAATTGGACGACCTGGAAGTATTATAACGTCGGTAAGGTCAAGACAAAGGGCTGGGAGACGTCGGCCTCTTTTAAGCCGCTGGCCTGGTTGAGTCTCGATGCCCATTACACCTACACCGGGGCGAAAGATGAGACCCCCGGAAGCACATACCAGGGCAAGTATTTAATATACCGGCCGAAGCATACGGCGGGGGCCTCTTTAAATGTCAAGCCGCTGGAAAAGCTGAACGTGAATCTCAATACTCAATATGTGGGTAAACGGTATAGAAATACGGGCAACACCGCCGAGATGCATTCTTATACACTTGTAAATCTGGCGGTATCCTACGAAGTTAATCAGTGGCTTGAGGTCTTCGGAAGGGTGGATAACCTGACCGATAAAAACTATCAATCCATATACCAGTACGGGGAACCCGGTATCGGTATTTATGGCGGAATTAAGGCGACTTTTTAA
- a CDS encoding cobalamin-binding protein, whose protein sequence is MKNLLRCIVILLGCMFIVLPVPISAQENALGRKAEVLKSPQRIVSLAPTHTEILFALGLGEKIVGVTDRCNYPEEASKKPRVGGFANPDINKILALKPDLVLAFGTIQKSEAEELEKRNQKVLWIYPHTVDQVLESFERIGRITGKELIAEQLRQSVKERIQRVQEKISDIPEDRRPTIFRVMGLDPPGTIGGDSFQTDVYRLAGGKNVFGDINKDFFQIDIETLIKRDPDVIIIAGKNPEKLRKKIKDQEGWEKLTAVKNGKVFVISCDLICRPGPRIAETIEKIAAYLYPERFSHEATTESKNKGN, encoded by the coding sequence ATGAAGAATCTGTTAAGATGTATAGTTATATTATTGGGTTGTATGTTTATAGTCTTGCCTGTGCCCATCTCTGCCCAGGAAAATGCCCTGGGGAGAAAAGCAGAAGTCCTAAAATCCCCTCAAAGGATAGTCTCTTTAGCTCCCACCCACACGGAGATTCTCTTCGCCCTTGGGCTTGGAGAAAAGATCGTTGGAGTGACTGACCGCTGTAATTATCCGGAGGAGGCCAGCAAAAAACCAAGGGTGGGAGGTTTTGCCAATCCGGATATAAACAAGATTCTTGCCTTGAAACCCGACCTCGTTTTGGCTTTTGGAACGATTCAAAAATCAGAGGCGGAAGAACTCGAGAAAAGGAACCAAAAGGTACTTTGGATTTATCCGCACACTGTTGACCAGGTTTTGGAGTCTTTTGAAAGGATCGGAAGAATTACAGGGAAAGAATTAATTGCGGAACAACTAAGGCAGAGCGTAAAAGAAAGAATCCAACGTGTCCAGGAAAAGATTAGTGATATCCCGGAGGATAGAAGGCCAACCATCTTCAGGGTGATGGGCCTGGATCCACCGGGAACAATCGGAGGTGATTCTTTCCAGACGGACGTCTATCGTCTTGCCGGCGGGAAAAATGTCTTTGGCGATATCAATAAGGACTTCTTTCAAATTGATATTGAGACTCTTATTAAACGGGATCCGGATGTCATTATTATTGCTGGTAAAAACCCGGAAAAATTGAGGAAAAAGATAAAGGATCAGGAAGGATGGGAAAAATTAACCGCAGTAAAGAATGGCAAGGTCTTCGTTATTTCTTGTGATCTTATCTGTCGCCCAGGCCCACGGATAGCCGAGACTATAGAGAAAATTGCAGCCTACCTTTATCCGGAGCGGTTTTCCCATGAGGCAACTACCGAATCGAAAAACAAGGGGAATTAA
- the cbiB gene encoding adenosylcobinamide-phosphate synthase CbiB: MAFELMIAYGLDILIGDPVWFPHPVRAIGRGITALERYLRQTTIPLRLAGAILTITIVGLTYGLVWLVCHLAGIFHPYLGKAIAILLIFMSLSVRSLAQAAKKVYSPLKAGNINQARRQLGQIVSRETATLDKDNIIRGTVETVAENTVDGVISPLFYAIIGGAPLAWAYKAINTLDSMVGYKDERYLKFGWFSARLDDMANSIPARLSELIIPLAAFLTGKDSIQSIKTALVDGRKAESPNAGFPEAAFAGALNIQLGGRNSYQGKITNRPLIGQPLRPRQIENIKQAIHLLYATSLVALMGGMIIVWLLT, from the coding sequence ATGGCCTTTGAGCTGATGATCGCCTACGGCCTGGATATTCTGATTGGTGACCCTGTCTGGTTCCCGCATCCGGTACGGGCCATTGGCCGGGGCATAACGGCCCTGGAGAGATACTTGCGGCAGACTACCATTCCCCTGCGACTGGCAGGAGCTATTCTTACTATAACCATTGTGGGTTTGACCTACGGCCTTGTCTGGCTTGTTTGCCATTTGGCAGGCATTTTTCATCCTTACCTCGGAAAGGCCATAGCCATCCTTCTTATCTTTATGTCCCTTTCCGTGCGCAGCCTGGCTCAGGCCGCTAAAAAAGTCTATTCCCCCCTTAAAGCAGGCAACATTAATCAGGCCCGCAGACAACTCGGCCAGATCGTCAGCCGCGAGACAGCCACACTCGACAAAGACAATATCATTCGAGGAACGGTAGAGACTGTAGCTGAAAATACGGTAGATGGCGTCATCTCCCCCCTCTTTTATGCCATTATCGGTGGCGCCCCGCTGGCTTGGGCCTATAAGGCCATAAACACCCTGGACTCAATGGTCGGTTACAAGGACGAAAGATATCTAAAGTTCGGCTGGTTTTCGGCCCGGCTGGACGATATGGCAAACTCTATTCCCGCCCGCCTGAGCGAACTTATTATCCCCTTGGCGGCCTTTTTGACCGGCAAAGATAGTATTCAATCTATAAAAACCGCATTGGTCGATGGCCGGAAGGCGGAAAGTCCGAACGCCGGATTCCCGGAGGCCGCCTTTGCCGGGGCCCTGAATATTCAACTGGGAGGAAGGAATAGCTACCAGGGCAAGATTACCAATCGTCCATTGATCGGCCAGCCTCTCCGGCCGAGACAAATAGAAAACATAAAACAGGCCATACACCTGCTGTATGCCACGTCTTTGGTGGCCCTGATGGGAGGAATGATTATTGTCTGGTTGTTGACATGA
- the cobD gene encoding threonine-phosphate decarboxylase CobD, producing the protein MTRPVHGGNIRKVQDNYGLDKSTILDFSASISPFGPPRGVKEVIKKSIDALPNYPDSDCLELRQAIAEYWEIDPDNLLVGNGSTELIHLITRVLTPKQALIPIPTFTEYEDAVRLAGGRCLFIKARPDKDFSWPMETILGRLDQADILFLCTPNSPTGYLMPEADIYNIIHACKKYKIVLVIDETFLDFVDGSGQRSFVNLAARPSNIIVLRSFTKLYALPGLRLGYLVGGKTLVRKLSRMQPPWMVNILAQAAGLEALKDRPYATQTVVQLNLEKEWLIAELSKTPGLLPYPSAANFILCRIATKKIAPAALTDEMARKGILIRNCSTYQGLDKHFIRVAVRTREENARLISSLREVLNGL; encoded by the coding sequence GTGACCAGGCCAGTTCACGGTGGCAACATACGAAAAGTCCAGGATAACTATGGTCTGGATAAATCCACAATCCTTGACTTTAGCGCCAGTATCAGTCCCTTTGGCCCGCCCCGGGGCGTAAAAGAGGTCATCAAAAAATCCATAGATGCCCTGCCCAACTATCCAGACTCCGACTGTCTTGAACTGCGCCAGGCCATCGCCGAATACTGGGAGATTGACCCGGACAACTTACTCGTCGGTAACGGCTCTACCGAGCTTATCCATCTTATCACCCGCGTCTTGACGCCAAAACAGGCACTCATCCCCATACCAACTTTTACCGAATACGAGGACGCCGTTCGTCTCGCAGGCGGCAGATGTCTGTTCATCAAGGCCCGCCCGGATAAAGACTTCTCCTGGCCCATGGAAACAATCCTGGGCCGATTAGACCAGGCGGACATACTCTTTCTCTGTACACCCAATAGCCCTACGGGTTATCTCATGCCCGAGGCTGACATCTACAACATAATCCATGCCTGCAAAAAATATAAAATTGTTCTGGTCATTGATGAGACATTTCTCGATTTCGTAGATGGCAGCGGACAGCGTTCTTTTGTAAACCTTGCCGCCAGGCCGTCTAATATCATCGTCCTTCGCTCGTTTACCAAGCTCTACGCCCTACCCGGCCTTCGCCTGGGTTATCTGGTCGGCGGCAAGACCCTGGTCAGAAAGCTCAGTCGGATGCAGCCTCCCTGGATGGTGAATATCCTGGCACAAGCAGCCGGCCTCGAGGCCCTTAAGGACCGCCCCTACGCAACACAAACTGTTGTTCAACTTAATCTGGAAAAAGAATGGCTTATAGCTGAACTTTCTAAAACTCCGGGGTTACTCCCCTACCCTTCTGCCGCCAATTTTATACTCTGCCGCATAGCCACCAAGAAAATCGCCCCGGCAGCCCTTACCGACGAGATGGCCCGTAAGGGCATATTAATCCGGAATTGCAGCACATACCAGGGGCTAGATAAGCATTTTATCCGTGTTGCCGTGCGTACCAGAGAAGAAAATGCCCGACTCATCTCGTCCCTTCGAGAGGTTCTAAATGGCCTTTGA
- a CDS encoding spermidine/putrescine ABC transporter substrate-binding protein, with protein sequence MPKLLRILMTISIFLLLSLLAPVAFAGNERSLSRVLNVYNWEDYLGETTIRDFERRFGVKVHLETYKNEEEMLSAVQSDPAKYDIIIISGLLVQEMRALKLLAPVNCRNIPNIGNIDPMFKNPFYDPGNRYSVPYLWGTTGIAVNRRFVKEKVNSWKILWDFKYRGKISLLNDMDEVIAMALKTKGYSINTNDPRSLEEARLLLLKQRPLIAGYHDCIKTRGDLISGRIWLSHQFSGEACYAADKNKDIEYVIPKEGASIWVDNICIPRDSRNKYTAEVFINYILAPEASAKIANYLWYANCNRAAARYTLKEILEDPAIYPPAQILRRCEFFKEAGTDQEIGKGHAIRNKIWSELMNK encoded by the coding sequence ATGCCTAAGCTTTTAAGGATACTGATGACGATAAGTATTTTTTTGTTATTGTCATTATTGGCCCCAGTAGCCTTTGCTGGCAACGAAAGGTCCCTTTCCCGGGTGTTAAATGTCTATAACTGGGAAGACTATCTGGGTGAGACCACCATCCGGGATTTTGAAAGGAGATTTGGAGTCAAAGTCCATCTCGAAACCTATAAAAATGAAGAGGAAATGTTATCTGCCGTCCAATCAGACCCGGCGAAGTACGATATCATCATAATTAGCGGACTTTTGGTGCAGGAGATGAGGGCATTGAAACTTCTGGCACCAGTCAACTGCCGAAATATCCCAAACATTGGAAACATAGACCCTATGTTTAAAAATCCCTTTTATGACCCGGGCAACAGGTATTCGGTTCCCTATTTGTGGGGTACCACGGGTATTGCCGTAAACCGAAGGTTCGTTAAGGAAAAGGTAAATAGCTGGAAGATACTGTGGGACTTTAAGTACAGGGGAAAGATAAGTTTATTAAATGACATGGATGAGGTAATAGCGATGGCCTTGAAGACAAAAGGCTATTCCATTAATACTAATGATCCCCGGTCACTTGAGGAGGCCCGGTTATTACTTTTGAAGCAGAGGCCCCTTATTGCTGGCTATCATGACTGTATAAAAACCAGGGGCGATCTCATATCTGGGAGAATCTGGCTGTCTCACCAGTTCAGTGGCGAGGCCTGTTATGCCGCAGATAAAAATAAAGATATCGAATATGTGATTCCCAAAGAAGGAGCATCCATATGGGTTGACAACATCTGTATCCCGAGGGATTCACGAAATAAGTATACGGCCGAGGTGTTTATCAATTACATTCTCGCCCCGGAGGCAAGTGCTAAGATAGCCAATTACCTCTGGTATGCCAACTGCAATAGGGCCGCTGCGAGGTATACACTGAAGGAGATATTGGAAGACCCTGCTATTTACCCGCCGGCGCAAATCCTCCGGCGATGTGAGTTCTTTAAGGAAGCAGGAACAGATCAGGAAATAGGAAAGGGACACGCCATAAGAAATAAGATATGGTCTGAACTTATGAACAAATAA